ACTATTCCCAACGGCAACTTCGGCCGTCACGCCCACCCCGGAAACTCCGCCGGTGGCATCTCCCACGCCAACACCGGAACCCGAGCCGACACCGACCCCATCCCCCGCACCCAGGCCGACTCCCACGCCGTCACCGGCGCCCACACCAACGCCCACGCCGGCGCCGGCTCCTCTCCGCGGCCTTGCCGCCGATGTGGTCGTCGGCGGCTTCGTCCGCCCCGTCTATGCCGGCCACGCCGGCGACGGCACCGGTCGGCTATTCGTCATCGAGAAGGAAGGCCGCATTCGCATCGTGGCCGACGGGCAACTCGCGCCGGACCCGTTCCTGGACATCACCGGCATCGTCAGCTCTAGGGCCAATGAGCGTGGGCTGCTGGGGTTAGCCTTCCACCCGGACTACGCCTCCAACGGCCGCTTCTTCGTCAACTACACGCAATTGCGGGGCGCAACGGTCGTCGCCGAATACCGGGTCTCAGCCGATCCCGACCGGGCCGATCCCAGGTCCGCGCAAGTGCTGCTCACGCAAGATCAGCCTTTTGCCAATCACAACGGCGGGATGCTGGCGTTCGGGCCGGACGGGATGCTGTACGTGGCGCTGGGCGACGGAGGCGCGGCGGGCGATCCGCAGAATCACGGCCAGCGGCTGGATACCTGGCTGGGGACGTTGCTGCGGCTGGACGTGAGCGAGCCCGGCGTCTACCGCGTGCCCTCTGACAATCCGTTCGTGGGCGTGGCCGAGGCGCGCGCTGAGATCTGGGCCTACGGCTTGCGCAATCCCTGGCGCTTCTCGTTCGATCGCACGACCGGCGACCTCTACATCGCCGACGTGGGCCAAAACCTCTACGAAGAGATCGACTTCGCCCCGGCCTCGTCGTCGGGCGGAGAGAACTATGGCTGGAAAGTGATGGAGGGATTCAGTTGCTTCGTCGAGGGCAGTCCGGAGTGCAACTCGCTGCGCTTCACGGATCCGATTGCCGTGTATGGCCGGGACGCCGGCTGCTCGGTGACCGGAGGCTACGTCTATCGCGGCTCGGCCCACCCGGCGCTCGTGGGCGCGTATGTCTTTGGCGACTACTGCAGCGGCAACGTCTGGACACTGCGGCGCGATGCGGCGGGTGCATGGCAGATGACGTTGCAGGGCGAGATTGACGCCCGCATCACGTCGTTTGGCGAGGATGAGGCGGGCGAGCTTTACATCACCGACGACGCCGGCCGCCTGCTGCGCCTTCGCACCGTTCCCTAAGGACTCTCTGAGCCAGCCGGTCGGCTAGTCCCCAATCCGTTCGGCCACCCCTTCGACAAGCTCAGGGCGAACGGATTGGGGTCCACCCATGCCAGCGGCACTTGCTATTTCAGAGGTTCCCCAAGCCCCACGTATCATCGTCGGAGGGTCAGCACGGAGGGTTGGCATGGGGCACCAATTCGCATTGGTCGGGTGCGGCGGCATGGGCCGGCGCCACCTGCGGGGCTTTGTGGAGCTGGCGCGCGCGCGTCCGGGCCTCGTGGAGCTGGCCGCGGTGGTGGACGTGGACCGCGAGCGGGCGGAATTCGTGGCCGGAGAGGTG
This genomic stretch from Chloroflexota bacterium harbors:
- a CDS encoding PQQ-dependent sugar dehydrogenase, producing the protein MNRVRLALAAILLAFMAGATCDAGGEPVVVPESATPVPVIAPVTAETVAAVVPRPTARLEPSPPPAPTVTPEPSPPPTREAAVDPSPSPTASPVPTPAPQPTAAAALFPTATSAVTPTPETPPVASPTPTPEPEPTPTPSPAPRPTPTPSPAPTPTPTPAPAPLRGLAADVVVGGFVRPVYAGHAGDGTGRLFVIEKEGRIRIVADGQLAPDPFLDITGIVSSRANERGLLGLAFHPDYASNGRFFVNYTQLRGATVVAEYRVSADPDRADPRSAQVLLTQDQPFANHNGGMLAFGPDGMLYVALGDGGAAGDPQNHGQRLDTWLGTLLRLDVSEPGVYRVPSDNPFVGVAEARAEIWAYGLRNPWRFSFDRTTGDLYIADVGQNLYEEIDFAPASSSGGENYGWKVMEGFSCFVEGSPECNSLRFTDPIAVYGRDAGCSVTGGYVYRGSAHPALVGAYVFGDYCSGNVWTLRRDAAGAWQMTLQGEIDARITSFGEDEAGELYITDDAGRLLRLRTVP